A section of the Solitalea canadensis DSM 3403 genome encodes:
- a CDS encoding anthranilate synthase component I family protein — MNYRSETTFKKLLADTATPVSIYLRLRDEFPNSVLLESSDYHTRQNSMSYICCNSVAEVRIEDGIYTEQFPDGSSTRFSAAEESITKRLTAFCNRFEYDNTHKFNFITNGLFGYFNYEMIEHFEDIKLHSAPRPERKTPELLYNVYQIVIAINHFKNELYIFNHNYADHQSKTSIERIEYLIRNKDFPQYKFKALNHETSNFTDEEFLSVLEKAQNNVYRGDVFQIQISRSFSQEFQGDDFNVYRALRSINPSPYLFYFDYGNFKLFGSSPEIQLGIKNGVASIHPIAGTFRRTGDDAADAELAEKLKQDPKENAEHVMLVDLARNDLSRHCDHVKVDRFCEIQYYSHVIHLVSAVTGKLKKHTEPLNVVADTFPAGTLSGAPKYRSMQLIDEYENGQRGFYSGAIGFLGFNGEFNHAIMIRTFMSKNNTLNYQAAAGVVADSVLTSERQEVYNKMAALKKAIELAEEI, encoded by the coding sequence ATGAACTATAGATCAGAAACAACCTTTAAAAAACTATTAGCAGATACGGCCACTCCGGTTAGTATTTACCTGCGTTTACGGGATGAGTTTCCTAACAGCGTACTGCTTGAAAGCTCAGATTACCATACCCGACAAAACAGCATGTCTTACATCTGTTGCAACTCCGTAGCAGAAGTAAGAATTGAAGACGGAATTTATACAGAACAGTTTCCGGATGGCTCATCCACTCGTTTCAGTGCAGCTGAAGAGAGTATTACCAAACGTTTAACTGCATTTTGTAATCGGTTTGAGTATGATAATACACATAAGTTCAACTTTATAACTAACGGACTTTTTGGTTATTTTAATTACGAAATGATTGAGCATTTTGAAGACATTAAGCTTCATAGCGCTCCCCGACCAGAACGAAAAACACCTGAATTATTATACAATGTTTACCAGATTGTAATTGCCATCAATCACTTCAAAAACGAATTATACATTTTCAATCACAACTATGCTGATCATCAAAGCAAAACAAGTATTGAGCGCATTGAATACTTAATTCGTAATAAAGATTTTCCTCAATATAAGTTTAAGGCATTAAACCATGAAACCTCTAATTTTACAGATGAAGAGTTTCTGTCGGTATTAGAAAAAGCCCAGAATAATGTATATCGTGGTGACGTTTTCCAAATTCAGATATCAAGGAGTTTTTCTCAAGAGTTTCAAGGCGATGATTTCAATGTTTACCGTGCATTGCGTTCGATCAACCCTTCTCCATACCTGTTTTACTTTGATTATGGAAACTTCAAACTTTTTGGTTCTTCACCGGAAATCCAACTTGGAATTAAAAATGGAGTAGCCTCTATCCACCCTATTGCAGGCACGTTTAGAAGAACCGGAGATGACGCCGCAGATGCAGAATTAGCTGAAAAACTAAAACAAGATCCGAAAGAAAACGCCGAACATGTAATGTTGGTTGATTTGGCTCGGAACGACTTAAGCAGACATTGCGACCATGTTAAGGTTGATCGCTTCTGTGAAATTCAGTATTACTCTCACGTAATTCACCTTGTATCGGCTGTCACCGGAAAACTTAAAAAACATACTGAACCGTTAAATGTGGTTGCCGATACTTTTCCGGCAGGTACACTATCAGGTGCGCCAAAATATCGTTCAATGCAATTAATTGATGAATACGAAAACGGACAACGTGGTTTCTACAGCGGTGCGATTGGCTTCTTAGGCTTTAACGGAGAGTTTAACCATGCCATTATGATCCGTACCTTTATGAGTAAAAACAACACCTTAAACTACCAGGCTGCTGCGGGAGTTGTTGCAGACTCGGTATTAACGAGTGAACGCCAGGAGGTATATAACAAGATGGCCGCATTGAAAAAAGCAATTGAATTGGCGGAGGAAATATAA
- a CDS encoding anthranilate synthase component II translates to MKILILDNYDSFTYNLVHLVEEIGIGEVSVFRNDKISLADVANYDKIILSPGPGLPEEAGIMPQLIKEYAGKKPIFGVCLGHQAIGEAFGAKLFNLSRVLHGVASPINITDANELIFKNVPQGVNIGHYHSWAVANEDLPDTLTVTAVSGDGTIMAMRHKEFDVCGVQFHPESVLTEHGRTMLENWLKN, encoded by the coding sequence ATGAAAATATTAATTCTAGATAATTACGATTCGTTTACTTACAACCTAGTTCATTTGGTTGAAGAAATTGGGATCGGTGAAGTTTCTGTATTCAGAAACGATAAGATCTCATTAGCTGATGTGGCTAATTATGACAAAATAATTCTTTCTCCTGGTCCGGGTTTACCGGAAGAAGCAGGGATTATGCCTCAGCTGATTAAAGAATATGCGGGCAAAAAACCGATTTTCGGCGTTTGCTTAGGTCATCAGGCAATTGGCGAAGCTTTTGGAGCAAAACTTTTTAATTTATCACGTGTACTACATGGTGTTGCTTCACCCATCAACATTACAGATGCTAATGAACTTATTTTCAAAAATGTTCCTCAAGGTGTAAATATTGGTCATTATCATTCTTGGGCTGTTGCGAATGAGGATTTGCCTGATACATTAACCGTTACTGCGGTTTCTGGTGATGGGACAATTATGGCAATGCGCCATAAAGAGTTTGACGTATGCGGTGTTCAGTTTCATCCCGAATCTGTATTAACGGAGCATGGTAGAACGATGCTTGAAAACTGGTTGAAAAATTAA
- the trpC gene encoding indole-3-glycerol phosphate synthase TrpC — MTILDKIVARKREEIIENKARVSTDELEQAEFFDRKCYSLREALTQPDKVGIIAEFKRRSPSKGILNATADVVETTQGYVNSGASVLSILTDIDFFNGSNENVIKARRANEVPILRKDFIVDEYQILEAKAIGADVILLIAACLNPEELKRLGAFTHSLGMSVLLEVHDKEELLRSINPHIDAIGVNNRNLATFNVDVQTSFELADLIPNDFVKVSESALSQAQTIIDLKKAGFGGFLIGETFMKTNDPAKACKEFVEEVKNLS, encoded by the coding sequence ATGACCATTCTTGATAAAATAGTTGCCCGGAAACGGGAAGAGATAATTGAAAACAAAGCGCGCGTTTCAACTGATGAACTGGAGCAGGCTGAGTTTTTTGACCGCAAATGTTATTCATTGCGGGAAGCATTAACTCAACCCGATAAAGTGGGCATTATTGCTGAATTCAAACGCAGATCGCCTTCGAAAGGAATTTTAAACGCAACTGCTGATGTGGTGGAAACCACACAAGGTTATGTAAATTCAGGAGCATCGGTGCTTTCCATTTTAACAGATATCGACTTTTTTAATGGCAGCAACGAAAATGTAATAAAAGCACGCAGAGCTAATGAAGTTCCTATCCTAAGAAAAGATTTCATTGTTGATGAATATCAGATTCTGGAAGCAAAGGCTATTGGAGCCGATGTTATTTTGCTTATTGCCGCTTGCCTTAATCCTGAAGAACTGAAAAGATTAGGCGCATTTACGCATAGCTTAGGAATGAGTGTTTTGTTAGAAGTACACGATAAGGAAGAATTATTACGAAGCATTAATCCGCATATTGACGCTATTGGTGTTAACAATCGTAACCTTGCCACTTTTAATGTAGATGTACAAACATCATTCGAACTAGCAGACCTCATACCAAATGATTTCGTCAAGGTTTCTGAAAGCGCCCTGTCACAAGCCCAAACCATTATCGACCTTAAAAAGGCCGGATTCGGTGGCTTCCTGATCGGCGAAACGTTTATGAAAACTAATGATCCCGCGAAGGCATGTAAGGAGTTTGTGGAGGAAGTAAAGAACCTATCATAA
- the hflX gene encoding GTPase HflX, whose protein sequence is MGNYSTARKQERAVLVGVVTPDETELQEREYLDELAFLAETAGAETIKIFMQKLQRPDSKTFVGSGKLEEIIEYVQAEEADMVIFDDELSPSQLRNLGREFKEIKILDRSNLILDIFANRAQTAQAKTQVELAQYQYLLPRLTRMWTHLERQRGGIGMRGPGESQIETDRRIILDKIALLKERLEKIDKQNATQRKNRGELVRVALVGYTNVGKSTIMNMLSKSEVFAENKLFATLDTTVRKMVINNLPFLLSDTVGFIRKLPHHLVECFKSTLAEVREADILIHVADISHPNFEDHIITVNETLKELGARDKEMITVFNKIDAYKGEGDTTLSLEDFKSTWMAKHNSPAIFISAKDRLNIDSLRKEIYERAKAIHLSRFPYDGLLYNMDYVEETE, encoded by the coding sequence ATGGGAAATTACAGTACAGCAAGAAAACAAGAACGTGCAGTTTTAGTGGGGGTGGTTACTCCTGATGAGACTGAATTGCAGGAAAGAGAATACCTTGATGAGTTAGCGTTTCTGGCAGAAACAGCCGGGGCCGAGACCATTAAAATATTTATGCAGAAGTTACAACGACCAGACAGTAAAACATTTGTCGGAAGTGGTAAACTGGAAGAGATCATTGAATATGTGCAAGCTGAAGAAGCTGATATGGTGATCTTTGATGATGAGCTTTCTCCTTCGCAATTAAGAAACCTTGGACGTGAGTTTAAGGAAATAAAGATATTAGACCGAAGTAATCTTATCCTCGACATATTTGCTAATCGAGCCCAAACTGCTCAGGCTAAAACACAAGTAGAGTTGGCTCAATATCAATACCTGTTGCCAAGATTAACTCGTATGTGGACTCACTTGGAGCGTCAGCGTGGTGGTATTGGTATGCGTGGGCCAGGTGAATCGCAAATTGAAACCGACCGTCGTATTATTCTTGACAAAATCGCTCTATTAAAAGAACGGTTAGAAAAGATTGACAAGCAGAATGCTACTCAACGTAAAAATCGCGGAGAATTAGTACGTGTTGCCTTGGTAGGTTATACCAACGTTGGTAAATCAACGATCATGAACATGTTGAGTAAATCCGAAGTTTTTGCAGAGAATAAACTTTTCGCAACACTTGATACAACGGTTCGTAAAATGGTGATCAACAATTTGCCATTCTTACTTTCGGATACGGTTGGTTTTATTCGTAAGCTTCCTCACCATTTGGTTGAATGTTTTAAATCAACATTAGCAGAGGTTCGTGAAGCGGATATTCTTATTCATGTGGCCGATATTTCTCATCCAAATTTTGAAGATCATATTATCACCGTTAATGAAACGTTGAAGGAGTTAGGCGCTCGTGACAAAGAAATGATCACGGTATTTAACAAAATTGACGCTTATAAAGGAGAAGGGGATACGACTTTATCTCTTGAAGATTTTAAAAGCACCTGGATGGCTAAACACAACTCTCCGGCAATATTCATTTCGGCGAAAGACCGATTGAATATTGATAGCTTGCGGAAGGAGATTTACGAACGTGCAAAAGCGATTCATTTAAGTCGCTTTCCTTATGACGGATTACTGTACAACATGGATTACGTTGAAGAAACTGAATAA
- a CDS encoding DUF4476 domain-containing protein — protein sequence MNSNYLKITVALFLSFISINTFAFNQTVTVSLSNRESIIVEIDGRVQNSRPQRQVIISSMNQGVHSLKVYRSSSNSSRPVAINNQKVLYTGNFYLNNNRSMAVTIDNWGRASFVEVDTRSNNNDNYDRYPDNDYDRYPNSNYHDCIPMTSGEFDQLKNSLKDRSFDDKKMDLLKVVINNNYFSTNQVKEIVKLFSFNNNQLNAAKLLYPYTVDQEYYYTVGDAFTFSSSKNDLDKFLATQSQNRK from the coding sequence ATGAACAGTAATTACCTTAAAATAACAGTCGCTCTTTTTCTAAGCTTTATTTCTATTAATACTTTTGCATTCAACCAAACAGTAACTGTTTCCTTATCGAACAGAGAATCAATAATTGTTGAAATTGACGGTCGAGTTCAGAATTCAAGACCACAGCGACAAGTGATTATCTCTTCTATGAATCAGGGTGTTCATTCGTTAAAAGTGTATAGAAGTTCATCCAACTCCTCTCGTCCTGTTGCCATTAATAACCAAAAAGTGCTTTATACAGGCAACTTTTATTTAAACAATAACAGATCTATGGCAGTTACTATTGATAACTGGGGCAGAGCGTCATTTGTTGAAGTTGACACTAGAAGCAATAATAACGACAATTACGATCGCTATCCTGACAATGATTATGATCGTTATCCTAATAGCAATTACCACGACTGTATCCCAATGACTTCAGGAGAATTTGATCAGTTAAAAAACTCTCTTAAAGACCGTTCATTCGACGATAAAAAAATGGATCTTTTAAAAGTGGTGATCAACAACAATTACTTCTCAACAAATCAGGTGAAAGAAATTGTAAAACTATTTTCTTTTAACAATAATCAATTGAATGCAGCGAAGTTACTATACCCTTACACTGTTGACCAGGAATATTATTATACTGTTGGAGATGCATTTACGTTCAGTTCATCAAAAAATGACCTGGATAAGTTCCTTGCCACTCAATCTCAAAACAGAAAATAG
- a CDS encoding SAM-dependent methyltransferase has protein sequence MQKGTLFLIPCSLGENVIDRSIVPALKDTINQLDEFIVENEKSARKFLKEVGITKPQSELIMHDYGKHSRDGDQAKFLASLEKGKDVGLLSEAGCPAIADPGSDIVALAHQKGIKVVPFVGPSSLLLALMGSGFNGQGFAFHGYLPIDKGERSRKLKELESLSQRLKQTQLFIETPFRNNQLLDDMLKNCQSGTELCIACDLTLDTEFLKTKTIAQWKADKPDLHKRPTVFVLYKR, from the coding sequence ATGCAGAAAGGCACCCTCTTTCTTATCCCGTGTTCGTTAGGTGAAAATGTGATAGATCGATCTATAGTTCCAGCTTTAAAGGATACTATTAATCAGTTGGATGAATTTATCGTGGAGAATGAGAAATCGGCTCGTAAGTTTTTGAAAGAGGTCGGAATTACGAAGCCTCAAAGTGAACTGATCATGCATGATTATGGTAAACATTCAAGAGATGGAGATCAAGCCAAATTTTTAGCCTCACTTGAAAAGGGTAAAGACGTTGGTTTGTTATCCGAGGCTGGTTGTCCGGCGATTGCTGATCCGGGAAGTGATATTGTTGCTTTGGCTCATCAAAAAGGCATTAAGGTTGTTCCATTTGTTGGTCCGAGTTCATTATTGCTAGCTTTAATGGGTTCAGGGTTTAATGGACAAGGGTTTGCTTTTCATGGATACTTACCAATTGATAAAGGAGAACGTTCACGCAAGCTAAAAGAGTTGGAGAGCCTTTCGCAGCGACTAAAGCAAACGCAATTGTTTATTGAAACGCCTTTCAGAAATAATCAGCTATTAGACGATATGTTAAAAAACTGCCAGTCAGGTACAGAGTTATGTATTGCCTGTGATTTAACCCTTGATACAGAGTTTTTGAAAACCAAAACAATTGCTCAATGGAAAGCCGATAAGCCTGATTTACATAAAAGACCAACAGTATTTGTGTTATACAAACGATAA
- a CDS encoding SusD/RagB family nutrient-binding outer membrane lipoprotein: MRINLYRISIVIFSLMAFSSCNDYLDINTDPNRPTTPPINGLLASATYNTAQNVYELGVITSYFTQYLASPNEASPTDIYDEVDYSTTWKAFYSNMADIYDLKNMAIEKQSPGHKGIADVLMVMNLSMVVDVWGDVPYSQAFGGEVLRPAYDNQEQLYNTMLGLLDEAIVEFAKPDADKFLTATNDFIHQANLTRWTKTAHALKARLLNHFSKQSSYNPTAVLAEIDQAYVANIEDAQVAEFLNRNPWAQVAVDNASNLLGGWLSSTILNAMNGTTYTVVDSRLTAVTLPNKNGLYVGTRNGAGRVSGGTGDDECYLQNSTFYALDTSPLTIITFSELKFIEAEAAFRAGNSTRAYSAYEAGIKANFAKVGLTVDGTTYFQNPSVGVGAAGLTLDLIFKEKYVAMFLNPEAWVDARRYDYNYTNFTLPLNVNTNINGFIRRVAYPSSEIATNAKNMPQVKLDDRLFWDK, translated from the coding sequence ATGAGAATCAATTTATATAGAATCAGTATTGTCATCTTCTCTTTAATGGCATTTTCGTCTTGTAATGATTACTTAGATATTAATACTGACCCCAACAGACCGACCACGCCACCAATAAATGGTTTACTGGCTTCGGCTACTTATAACACAGCTCAGAATGTTTATGAACTCGGAGTAATAACATCTTATTTTACTCAATATTTAGCATCTCCGAATGAAGCAAGTCCAACGGATATATATGATGAAGTGGACTATAGTACCACATGGAAAGCATTTTACAGCAACATGGCAGATATATATGACCTAAAAAATATGGCTATTGAAAAACAATCGCCTGGTCATAAAGGAATTGCAGATGTGTTGATGGTGATGAACTTAAGTATGGTAGTTGATGTGTGGGGAGATGTTCCGTATAGCCAGGCTTTTGGAGGGGAGGTACTTCGCCCCGCGTACGATAATCAAGAGCAGCTGTATAATACAATGCTTGGTTTGTTAGATGAGGCCATTGTAGAGTTTGCTAAACCTGATGCTGATAAGTTTTTAACTGCCACTAATGATTTTATTCATCAGGCTAATCTTACCCGGTGGACCAAAACTGCGCACGCGTTAAAAGCAAGATTATTAAATCACTTTAGTAAGCAAAGTTCGTATAATCCAACGGCTGTTCTTGCAGAAATTGATCAGGCATATGTAGCTAATATAGAGGATGCCCAGGTAGCCGAGTTTCTAAATCGGAACCCATGGGCTCAGGTAGCAGTTGATAATGCTAGTAATTTATTGGGAGGTTGGCTTTCAAGCACTATTCTGAACGCTATGAACGGTACCACTTATACCGTGGTTGATTCTCGACTTACGGCTGTTACGTTGCCCAATAAAAATGGATTATATGTGGGTACCAGAAATGGTGCAGGTCGCGTAAGTGGTGGAACGGGTGATGATGAGTGTTATTTACAAAATTCAACTTTTTATGCCCTTGACACTTCGCCATTAACGATTATCACTTTTTCTGAATTAAAATTTATTGAGGCGGAGGCCGCTTTTAGAGCTGGTAATTCTACCAGAGCTTACAGTGCCTATGAAGCAGGTATCAAGGCAAATTTTGCGAAAGTAGGATTAACGGTTGATGGGACTACCTACTTCCAAAATCCATCTGTTGGAGTAGGCGCTGCTGGGTTAACGTTAGATTTGATTTTTAAAGAAAAATATGTGGCCATGTTTTTAAATCCGGAGGCTTGGGTAGATGCCCGCAGATATGATTATAATTACACCAATTTTACCTTGCCGCTTAATGTGAACACCAATATTAATGGGTTTATCAGAAGAGTTGCCTATCCTTCATCTGAGATTGCAACCAATGCTAAAAATATGCCGCAGGTAAAACTCGACGATCGTTTGTTCTGGGATAAATAA
- a CDS encoding SusC/RagA family TonB-linked outer membrane protein, which produces MKKKSTLLLLMLIFLFYFSSLAQNREVSGKVTSAADGSALAGVTVLIKGSSKGTNTDGGGDFKVNVPAGNSVLVFSLVGFISKEINVGSQQTLTIVLETDQRVLNEVVVTALGTAQEKKSLGYSFQNMKSQELMESKQSNLLNAMQGKLAGVQISSMGGAPGQSSRIIIRGINSLDPNSNNQPLFVIDGIPIDNSTTEVGTIAGTRGLSNRATDINPEDIESVSILKGGAATVLYGSRGANGAVVITTKKGKSGGLRVDFSSTFGFDQVNKYPDVQRTFTQGFGGEYDPESFWPSWGPSIADAKKIDPSHPNNIYDNFRNAYETGNQFKNYISFGGGNDKTTFNFSASNLNQDGVLPVSSYKNTSIRLSGDQNFSEKFRLGAAVNYIKSGGDRVNADRFNEQLIYWTPRLDVTDYQKVDGTMKAYGETDNPVFGVHSNRYEDDVNRFLGNLHFTYSPFKWADVTYRVGMDYYTDFRKGYGPAPAGLPDEVPFSDNELGFYNEYNIQSRDLTSTLNLTFKKDFGQDFVTSFRVGNDIFQKKFDRLSTEGEELDIYNLFSMNNAKIITSSQTSTEERLVGLYGDLSVAYKNFLFLNITGRNDWTSTLPKGNNSFFYPSVSLGYVFSDQFKLPEFWNYGKFRISYGEVGKGTTAYRTNIYYEKDVDLPASAIGWTRSDEKGQNTLKPERTKTFETGAELRFLKDRLGVDFTWYKSNSIDQIIPVTVSDATGYSTIVANAGEIENKGFEIMLDAQPVKTNDFRWDIKLTYSRNKNKVISIIEGSDEITVGEQFGYLGSTATLKLIPGQAYGNIYGTSWTRYGDSGSPFAEKDKPLLIESGTGSATSDGFPVRNTDPNQKILGNTQPKWIGGLANTFTYKNFSLYVLLDTRQGFQKYNQFANFMAAFGTAKYTENRTQSQVFNGVIANGQPNTQMVYLGQGVGPDGKDYTNGYYRNIFRGVTEEFVEDASWVRLRTVTLNWNLPGKWFTNTPISGLSLSITGNNLWLHTDYTGFDPESSSTGAETNADGFSGFTYPGLRSYFLNLNVSF; this is translated from the coding sequence ATGAAGAAAAAATCTACTTTATTGCTCTTGATGTTAATTTTCCTTTTTTATTTCTCGTCTTTAGCCCAAAACCGAGAGGTTAGTGGAAAAGTAACATCTGCCGCCGATGGAAGCGCATTGGCCGGAGTAACTGTATTAATTAAGGGCAGTTCAAAAGGAACCAATACTGATGGTGGAGGGGATTTTAAAGTAAATGTACCAGCAGGAAACTCAGTTTTGGTTTTTTCTTTAGTTGGTTTTATTTCTAAAGAAATCAATGTAGGTAGCCAACAAACATTAACTATTGTACTTGAGACAGATCAGCGTGTTTTGAATGAAGTGGTTGTTACAGCATTAGGCACAGCTCAGGAAAAAAAATCGCTTGGATATTCGTTCCAGAATATGAAAAGCCAGGAATTAATGGAATCTAAGCAAAGCAACCTGCTGAATGCGATGCAGGGAAAACTTGCAGGAGTACAAATATCGAGTATGGGAGGGGCTCCGGGACAAAGTTCAAGGATTATTATTCGGGGTATAAATTCACTCGATCCCAACTCTAATAACCAGCCTCTTTTTGTAATCGACGGTATTCCTATTGATAACTCTACTACAGAAGTTGGAACTATTGCAGGAACCAGAGGGTTAAGTAATCGGGCTACGGATATTAATCCGGAGGATATTGAATCGGTATCAATCTTAAAAGGAGGTGCAGCCACGGTACTTTATGGTTCTCGCGGGGCTAATGGAGCTGTGGTTATAACCACTAAAAAAGGAAAATCAGGAGGCCTTCGAGTAGATTTCTCAAGCACCTTTGGTTTTGATCAGGTTAATAAATATCCGGATGTTCAACGAACATTTACTCAAGGGTTTGGTGGGGAATATGATCCGGAGAGTTTTTGGCCTTCCTGGGGCCCATCTATAGCTGATGCGAAGAAGATAGACCCTTCTCATCCTAATAACATCTATGATAATTTTAGAAATGCCTATGAAACAGGTAATCAATTTAAAAACTATATAAGTTTTGGCGGAGGCAATGATAAAACAACTTTTAACTTCTCTGCTTCAAACCTCAATCAGGATGGCGTATTGCCAGTTAGTTCATATAAAAATACTTCAATAAGGCTGTCGGGAGATCAAAATTTCAGTGAAAAATTTAGATTAGGCGCTGCCGTAAACTATATAAAATCTGGAGGAGACAGGGTTAATGCTGATCGTTTTAACGAACAACTGATTTATTGGACTCCTCGCTTGGATGTAACGGATTATCAAAAGGTGGATGGAACAATGAAAGCCTATGGAGAAACGGATAATCCAGTATTTGGGGTTCATTCTAACAGATATGAAGATGATGTTAATCGCTTTTTGGGGAATTTGCATTTTACCTATTCACCCTTTAAGTGGGCTGATGTAACCTATCGCGTTGGGATGGACTATTATACAGATTTTAGAAAAGGATATGGACCAGCTCCTGCAGGATTACCGGATGAAGTACCTTTTTCAGATAATGAGCTAGGTTTTTATAATGAGTATAATATCCAAAGCAGAGATCTTACATCTACACTTAACCTTACATTTAAAAAAGACTTCGGACAAGATTTTGTCACTTCGTTCCGAGTGGGTAATGATATTTTTCAGAAGAAGTTTGATCGTTTAAGTACAGAAGGTGAGGAACTGGATATTTATAATCTCTTTAGTATGAATAATGCTAAGATTATAACAAGTAGCCAAACGTCAACGGAAGAACGTTTGGTGGGTTTGTATGGAGATTTGTCGGTGGCGTATAAGAATTTCTTGTTTTTAAATATCACAGGTCGCAATGATTGGACGTCTACATTGCCTAAAGGGAATAATTCATTTTTCTACCCTTCTGTTAGTTTGGGTTATGTGTTTTCTGACCAATTTAAGTTACCTGAATTTTGGAACTATGGTAAATTCCGGATTTCATATGGAGAGGTGGGAAAGGGAACGACCGCCTATCGAACAAATATTTACTATGAAAAAGATGTTGATCTGCCTGCCTCAGCAATTGGCTGGACTCGCAGTGATGAAAAAGGACAAAATACGTTAAAACCAGAGCGTACAAAAACCTTTGAAACAGGAGCCGAACTAAGATTTTTAAAAGACAGATTAGGGGTGGATTTTACCTGGTATAAATCAAATAGCATTGATCAGATTATTCCAGTTACTGTTTCAGATGCTACCGGTTATTCAACGATTGTAGCAAATGCCGGTGAAATTGAAAATAAGGGCTTTGAAATTATGCTCGATGCTCAACCGGTAAAAACGAATGATTTCCGCTGGGATATTAAGCTTACTTACTCGCGCAATAAAAATAAGGTAATATCGATTATTGAAGGAAGTGATGAAATTACAGTAGGTGAGCAATTCGGTTATTTAGGCAGTACAGCCACATTAAAATTAATTCCTGGTCAGGCTTATGGAAATATTTATGGTACCAGTTGGACTCGTTATGGCGATTCAGGGTCTCCTTTCGCAGAGAAGGATAAGCCATTATTAATTGAGAGTGGTACTGGTTCGGCAACTTCAGATGGTTTTCCGGTACGAAATACAGATCCTAATCAGAAAATTTTGGGTAATACACAACCAAAGTGGATTGGGGGGCTGGCCAATACTTTTACTTACAAGAATTTTAGTTTATATGTACTATTAGACACACGTCAGGGATTTCAAAAGTATAATCAATTTGCCAATTTCATGGCTGCTTTCGGAACTGCAAAATACACTGAAAACAGAACCCAAAGCCAGGTATTTAATGGTGTAATCGCAAATGGTCAGCCTAATACCCAAATGGTTTACTTAGGTCAGGGAGTTGGTCCGGATGGAAAAGATTATACAAACGGGTATTACAGGAATATTTTCAGAGGTGTAACTGAAGAGTTTGTAGAAGACGCTTCGTGGGTACGACTAAGAACGGTTACATTAAATTGGAACCTGCCTGGAAAATGGTTTACCAATACGCCAATTTCCGGATTGAGTCTTTCCATAACCGGAAATAACTTGTGGCTACACACTGATTATACCGGTTTTGACCCTGAGTCAAGTAGTACTGGTGCTGAAACAAATGCTGACGGCTTTTCTGGATTCACCTATCCCGGATTACGCAGCTATTTCCTTAACCTGAATGTTTCATTTTAA